Proteins encoded in a region of the Bombyx mori chromosome 23, ASM3026992v2 genome:
- the LOC101737508 gene encoding uncharacterized protein LOC101737508 yields MSLVSSSRLEGSSSSLSGSYRSTLTSSSSLDNPYCRPRSGSYATSTLRSYGDTVTEYRSRYSIDSKGDKKSLIEYSRTSRAPSVTDSDSGISSRHRSDRSESRSRDISTTRSESGKTLSDPPSRTKRNFSSSAFMSTAELYKLYSPSNYIPLTQRIQQQQKLQNQNYGEISRSKSISNDIGRPPAADPSRALRKARNSAIGTTSERTESRRYKDSSPTSGYTKRNSLTNGVRDSNGNELPSVPEMRKKFDPKMAVTKLPANESRYASRSNDERYLNQLKDCENGTVGYTKLRPKDDKPVPVHLPYVSRNGTCKWESGSSSSRSNSNSDLSINKTASESSISKYLHDKPNGASTVLTSKIPPDHLTSVKSQLDPNNPIGKILEKSTVIQVQNGDVDYAERKRIRNSPETVNKSKDNIKNDIEKQVKSQRHTSDFASYIQISQPIASGTSALKKIENHVNEEPVPTETRKSRAGLKYIDSEQENVSLNNEIESPSETGFENKTFEHENYLKKRSEKSEGDSKEEDGAKSMETSVESTLSELTEDSSPETPSTRRKLLDKEYDDVKGELAGGKSGPSGLRRSTDRSESLSESRNERQSSHTSGLNGLRNIGNTCFMNSVLQCLSNTKPLLEYVSEDKYCDDINTSLSCMKGALIKAFATVIKEVWRSGERDGVVNTTALKSQVQKFAPRFMGYSQQDAQEFLRYLLEGLHEDVNRVTVKPKPILTEIDDNLSDSAKAAEAWSRYLRMEDSRVGDIFVGQLKSTLRCTHCNHDSVTFDPFWDLSLPIPARTGNLKLQQCLQHFVREEELDGDEKPTCSKCGVRRKCLKWFTVQKFPQVLVLHLKRFSPTERFRGKLSVVVEFPLSGLDMSPYAAARSGAPVYNLYAVSNHSGTTYSGHYTAYCKHPHTGDWHEYNDSRVTPINPSNVVSSEAYVLFYELSRT; encoded by the exons ATGTCTTTAGTTTCTTCGTCAAGGCTCGAGGGATCCTCGTCCAGCCTGTCGGGGTCCTACCGGTCTACCTTGACCTCTTCGTCAAGCCTAGACAATCCTTATTGCAGGCCACGTAGTGGCTCATATGCAACTTCAACTCTCCGATCTTACGGAGACACCGTCACCGAATACAGATCCAGATATTCCATCGACAGTAAAGGAGATAAGAAGTCTCTGATAGAATACTCTAGAACTTCCAGAGCTCCAAGCGTGACGGATTCGGACAGCGGTATCTCGTCCAGGCATCGTTCTGACAGAAGCGAGTCCAGGTCTAGAGATATTTCGACGACAAGGAGCGAGAGCGGCAAAACTCTAAGTGACCCCCCGTCTAGAACGAAAAGAAATTTCAGCTCGTCGGCTTTCATGAGCACGGCCGAGCTTTACAAGTTGTATTCGCCCTCGAACTACATACCGTTGACGCAGAGAATACAGCAGCAACAAAAGCTTCAGAATCAGAATTACGGGGAGATATCGAGATCAAAGTCGATCTCGAACGACATCGGTAGACCACCAGCAGCCGACCCATCACGCGCTCTAAGGAAAGCCAGGAACTCGGCTATCGGAACCACATCTGAA AGAACCGAAAGCCGACGTTACAAGGATAGTTCTCCGACGTCGGGCTACACGAAACGAAACTCCCTTACGAACGGAGTGAGGGACAGTAATGGCAATGAACTACCATCTGTGCCCGAGATGCGAAAGAAGTTTGATCCGAAAATGGCCGTCACCAAACTACCCGCAAACGAGAGTAGGTACGCGAGTAGGAGCAACGATGAGCGGTACCTGAATCAACTCAAAGACTGCGAGAACGGTACCGTTGGGTACACGAAGCTACGTCCCAAAGACGACAAACCGGTACCCGTTCATCTGCCTTACGTCAGCCGGAACGGTACGTGCAAATGGGAATCAGGCTCGTCTAGTTCGCGGTCGAATTCCAATTCCGATCTGTCGATTAACAAAACGGCGTCAGAAAGCAGTATTTCGAAGTATCTTCACGATAAACCTAACGGCGCGAGTACGGTCTTAACGTCGAAAATCCCGCCCGACCATTTGACGAGCGTCAAAAGTCAACTAGACCCCAACAATCCAATAGGGAAGATTCTAGAGAAATCGACCGTGATCCAAGTTCAAAATGGGGACGTAGATTATGCGGAACGCAAGAGAATACGCAACAGTCCCGAAACGGTTAACAAATCGAAAGACAACATTAAAAACGACATTGAAAAACAGGTCAAAAGTCAAAGGCACACGTCCGATTTCGCTTCGTACATACAAATATCGCAGCCGATCGCCTCGGGCACGTCCGCGCTAAAGAAAATTGAAAATCACGTTAACGAGGAACCCGTGCCCACAGAGACGCGTAAATCTAGAGCCGGCCTCAAATACATAGATTCCGAGCAAGAGAATGTATCGCTGAACAATGAAATCGAATCTCCAAGTGAGACGGGCTTCGAAAATAAGACCTTCGAACACGAGAATTATCTTAAGAAGCGCTCGGAGAAGAGCGAAGGAGACTCGAAAGAGGAGGATGGAGCCAAGTCCATGGAGACCAGCGTTGAGAGTACTCTGAGCGAATTGACCGAAGATTCTAGTCCTGAAACTCCGTCTACAAGAAGGAAGCTCTTGGATAAAGAATACGATGATGTAAAAGGG GAATTGGCCGGAGGCAAAAGCGGTCCTAGCGGCCTGCGCCGGAGCACCGATCGATCGGAATCACTCTCCGAATCCAGGAATGAGCGGCAGTCAAGTCACACCAGTG GTCTGAACGGCCTCAGGAACATCGGCAACACGTGTTTCATGAATAGCGTCCTCCAGTGCCTGTCGAACACCAAGCCGCTGCTGGAATACGTCTCCGAAGACAAGTATTGCGATGACATCAACACTTCGCTGTCCTGCATGAAGGGGGCCCTCATCAAAG CCTTCGCGACGGTCATCAAGGAGGTGTGGCGCAGTGGTGAGCGTGACGGAGTCGTGAACACCACCGCCCTGAAGTCCCAGGTTCAGAAGTTCGCGCCGCGCTTCATGGGCTATAGCCAGCAGGACGCGCAG GAGTTTCTTCGTTATCTACTGGAAGGGCTCCACGAGGACGTGAACAGGGTCACAGTCAAACCGAAGCCTATATTGACGGAGATCGACGACAATCTAAG CGATTCAGCCAAGGCAGCCGAAGCGTGGAGCCGCTACCTGAGGATGGAGGACAGCCGCGTGGGCGACATCTTCGTGGGGCAGCTGAAGTCGACCCTACGCTGCACCCACTGCAACCACGACAGCGTCACCTTCGATCCATTCTGGGACCTGAG CCTGCCGATTCCGGCCCGGACCGGCAACCTGAAGCTGCAGCAGTGCCTACAGCACTTCGTGCGCGAGGAAGAGCTGGACGGTGACGAGAAACCG ACATGCTCGAAGTGCGGCGTGAGACGGAAGTGCCTCAAATGGTTCACGGTGCAGAAGTTCCCTCAAGTGCTGGTCTTGCATCTCAAAAG GTTCTCCCCGACGGAGCGGTTCCGCGGCAAGCTGAGCGTGGTGGTGGAGTTCCCCCTGAGCGGCCTCGACATGTCGCCCTACGCCGCCGCGCGGTCCGGCGCGCCCGTCTACAACCTGTACGCCGTCAGCAACCACTCCG GTACAACGTACTCCGGCCACTACACGGCGTACTGCAAGCACCCGCACACCGGCGACTGGCACGAGTACAATGACTCTAG GGTAACGCCCATCAACCCGTCCAACGTGGTTTCGTCGGAGGCCTACGTGCTCTTCTATGAGCTTTCACGTACGTAG